AAAAAACAGCCCGGGACATAAACCACCGGGGGCGGATATGTACCACGGGCATCAGAGGATGGAGGAGTCGATAAAGCTAAGCGGCTCGCGCCGCCATTTTTAAGCCTAGGAGAGCTTAAAAACAGTTCTGCGCCAAGGGCTTGCACCCCTGCGCAAGGTTGTCAGATCAACGCGGGCACTGCGTCGATTGCCAACCGTGAGACTTGACCATCAAGCGGGTGATCCGTTGGGCGTTTTTCATAATCAGGTTGAAAGTACGCATTTTCCATCTCCTTTTGAATCTGGAACTTCAGTGGATCCGGCTTGTGGCTCGGCATGGACAAATAGTACCCCCACTACAAAATTGGTGCAAGTATTTTCGTAGAATTACTACGTAATAAGTTCGTAACATCAAGGAATATTGTTACGTTTATTTTGATGTTATTCATTAAAAAACAATTACTTACTGCATTGCAAAATGTAAAATATCACACCAAAAGTCGTGTAGCCAAACTACGCAATAAGGTGATACACCTCACTACGCACAGGGGCAGCGCATTCAAAGCACACTTGAGGTGCATCAATGCAAAGCCAATAAAAAAGGAGGCCGAAGCCTCCTTTCTGGTCAGTCTGCAGGTGCTGCTGTTTTGTTTATTCAGCCTTGCCCAGCAGCGCCGCTTTCAGATTGTCCTGCACGGGCTTGGGGCCCAGCCAGATCGACAACATGGCTGCTGCAAAGTCATCGCCAGCAATCACCGGGTAGGCCTTGCCGCGAACAGAGACCCGGGTGCCCTGCCCCGGAATGAAGTCCAGCGTGATCAGGTCGCCCTTGTCCACCGACTTCACTTCATTGAAGATTTTTTCCAGCGCGCCGATACGCGGCTTGAGCGCGGCCAGTTGCGTCTCGGAGACGTTGGCGGTCAGCCCTTCCACAAACGACTCATGCATGGTCGATGCCGAAACACTGCGCACCATATGCAGTTCCATCCGGCGCGGCGTGGTGGCGTTGATCACCGCTGCGGCATCGCCGGTTTTGGCAGAGGTATACAGCGCGGCGACATAGACACTGAAAATCAGTTTCTTGCGCATGCCGGCGCCATCCAGTTGCAGGCTTTGACCACCCACATCGGCGTGATCGGCCACGGTCTGGCCAGAGACTTCAACCGCCAGGGCCGGCGTGCCACCCAGGGTCAGTGCGGCAGCCAGTGCCAGAAGCGCCAGGCGCGATTGTTTGAGCTTCATCGTGTACGTTCCTTTTTGATCGGCCTTGTCTGCCGGTCCAGGCGTGCCCGGCCTGTCCGGCGCCACAACAGCCAGGCTGCTGCGGCAAAAAGGCGCTGATTATTATGTCTGTGCGGCCAGATGCAAAACGCGGGCAAAAAAAAGCCCGCAGTGTCAGACCGCGGGCACAAAAGGCAGAGCGTGAAGAAAACGGTAAAACCAGCCCGCAACACGGGTGGCAACCGGCACATTGCGTTGCTGCAGGGCGCAGCAGTCCTGACGCTTGCACTGGCAAGCACCCAAAGCTGTCTGCACTGACCGCAACCTCATGCCGGTCGCCTCATCATG
This is a stretch of genomic DNA from Silvimonas iriomotensis. It encodes these proteins:
- a CDS encoding chalcone isomerase family protein, producing the protein MKLKQSRLALLALAAALTLGGTPALAVEVSGQTVADHADVGGQSLQLDGAGMRKKLIFSVYVAALYTSAKTGDAAAVINATTPRRMELHMVRSVSASTMHESFVEGLTANVSETQLAALKPRIGALEKIFNEVKSVDKGDLITLDFIPGQGTRVSVRGKAYPVIAGDDFAAAMLSIWLGPKPVQDNLKAALLGKAE